The Paracoccaceae bacterium Fryx2 nucleotide sequence CTCGGCATAGGTCCGGTTCAGCCCCGGATCAAACCGGTCTGCCTTGATCACGGCGGACTTCAGATTGTCCGGAACCACCGCCTTTGGCACGCCGCCCAGAAAGGCGAACATCCGGATATGCGCGAGGATCCAATCTTCCAACCCCTCCGATGCCACCGCCTCGGCATAGGTGTGATTCGATGCCCCCATTGCCGCCACGAACAGCTTCATGGCCCGCGCTTCGCCGGTCGTGGGGTCGATCACGTCGATGGTGTCGCCGGCAAAGTCGACGAACACCTTCTCGCCGCCCACATGTGTCTGGCGCATCGTCGGGCGCACCCGACCCTTCCAAGCCTCGTAATGCGTGCAAAACCAAGTATAGGCAAAACCCCCGGGGTGCGCGGCACGGTATTCTTCCCAGAGCAGCATCCGCGTCACCCCAGGGCGGCGCAACTCGCGGTCAATCTCCGCCCAGTCGGGCACAAGCCGCTCCGCGTCCGGCACCGTGGGCGGGGCTGGAAACAAAAGAAGTTCAAGGCTGTCGTCATCGATCCCCTCCGGCAAGGGCCACGTGAGCCCGGCATGACGCGCCCGTTGGGTGTAGCTTCCGACGCTCCCCTTGCTCAGACCGAGGGAAGCGGCAATGGACCGCTCGCTCAGGCCTTGCCCAAGCTTCAATCGCAAAACATCTCGTATCCGGCGCATGTTCAATCGTCCTGTCGGCATCAAGCCACCCCTTCATTCCTGAAGGCGCAACTATCCTCAATTTGCCGACCAGACCTGCCCGCGATCCCGCGAAATCAGTGCCCAGCTTCACGCGAAATGACTGCCCATGATCCCGTGAAATCGATGCCCACCATCAAGCGAAACACGCACGCTGGTGCGGGTATAGAACACGCGGTGTCCCCGCTCGATCAGGGCATGGCCTATCGCGCAGAGAATGTGCGTTTTGCCCGTGCCGGAATTGCCGATGGCGATCAGATTGCCGCCACCCTCCAGCCAGTCGCCGGCCGCCAGAGCTTCCACCCGGGCACGCGGCAGGGTTGGCAGCGCCTTGAAGTCGAAGGTCGCCAGCGTCTTGCCAGCCGGTAGCTGTGCCTCGTTCATGTGGCGCTGAATGCGGCGCATGTCGCGCTCGGCCAGTTCGTATTCCGCGAGGACAGCCAGAAAGCGGGCAGCGGGCCAGCCTTCGGCATCGGCGCGGGTGGCGATGTCGGCCCAAAGCTTGTGGAAGCTGGGCAGGCGCAGCGCGGTCAGCATGCTGGGCAGCGTGTGGATGTCGATCTCGCGGGAGGTCATGCGCAGGCTCCCAGAAGGGCATCGAAGCTGTCGAGCGAGGGATGGGCGACGGTGACATCTGTCGGCAGCGCCGTTTGCTTCGGGCTCAGGCGGAGCATCAGCAGGTCAGGGTCCGGCACCCGGCCGGCGTCGAGATCGTCCGTCAGGAGATGCGCCAGTTCCGCCTCGCAGGCCCGGTCGTGGGCGATGAACAGCAGGTCGACCATGCGGCGGCAGGCGTCGCGGCGGGGCAGATCACGCTGCAGCACCTGCCAGGCTGCAGCGTATTCGGTTCGCGGGAACAGGCTGTCGCGGTAGATCGAACTCCACAGGGCTTGCGGTTTGCGCCGCAGCGCGTGGATGACGTGATGGTAGTTGATGACATGCACGCGATGGCCGTCGCCGCGACCACGCGCCCTTGTATGGCTGACGACCAGGGTGCTGCCGAGAAAGGCCTCAAGGCGATCGTCGTAAAGGTGGACCCGCAAGCGCTGCCCGATCAGCTGCGACGGGGCGCTGTAGAAGATGCTCTTGACCAGAAAGCCGCTGGTGCGGGTGACCGGAACCACGGTCTCTGTAAAGTCGGTGGTGCGCCTGCGCGGCAGGGGCTTCAGATGCGCCCGTTCCACCTGCGTGGCCGCCGCCCGCTGCCGGTTGCGCCGTGCCACCAGAATGTCGATGAAGCGCCGGTAGTCCTCGATGCTGGCGAAGTCGCGGCTGCCGCGCAGGATCAGCGCCTGTTCGATGGCTTTCTTGAGGTGCCGGTTCTGGGATTCCACCGCGCCGTTCTCATGAGCCTCGCCGCGGTTGTTGCGACTGGCCTCCATGCCGTAATGGCCGACGAAGGCATTGTAGCGCGTGGTGATATCCTGGCGCTGGTCAGCCGTCAGGTTGCGGAAAGCGGCCGAGAGGCTGTCGGTGCGATGCTCCTGTGGTGCCCCGCCGAGCGACCAGAGCGCCTGCTGCAGGTTCTCGGCCAAGGCCGTGAAGCTCTCCCCGCCCAGGACCACCCCGACATGCTCCCACCGGCTGTAGACCATGACGAAGTGGTAGAGCAGATGCGGGAATAGCTGGCCCGCGATCGTCACCTCCAGCTCCTCGGCATGAGTGAAGTCGGACTGGGCCATGCGGCCCGGCTCCGGCGTCTGGCGGAAGATGATGTCGCGCTCGGGCCCGTTCAACGCCCGCCACTGCCGCACCCGCCGTTCCAGGGTGCGCCGGATCCGGTCATCGGGGAAGGCCAGCGGATGCAGGCCCTGAAGGTGGCGCAGCAGGGTGACGGCCTGCAAGGCGCTGTCCCTCTCCAGCAAGGGAAGGATGTCGCCCTCCCAAAAGCCTTCGAGGGGATCGGCCACCGTGCGCCCGTGAACGATCTTGCGGTTCGAGGGCAGCGTCGGGTTGGCATCGAACCGTCGGGCCGTGCGCTCGCTGAACCCGGCGCGGGCGGCCGACGTGCGCTGACTGTGATATCGGAGGTCGGACATGTATAATCTCAATTGCTGGTCGTTGATGGGTTTGTAGGCCAACCCGGATCCTCCGTTTGACGGCAGAGGAACCCGGCTTACCAACCCGCAGCGACCAGCACCTTCCCCGAAATCAATCAGGCCGGTGGGGCTGCCCTCCAGACGGGCATGCCCGTCTTCCGTTCAGCCCCACCGGCCAAGGTGGTTGTCGGCACCGGCCAAGATGGTTGTCGCTGAACAGGACGGGTCCAAACGGGGAACGAGGTAGTTAAATAGGTTGACCTATTGTTGACCCGCTTCAATCGCCCGATCGTCTCCGTTACGCTCACTTCTATTTCCTAGAACGCTGGAACACGACACCCAGCGCCCGGACTTCCGTCGGACTCGACTCAATCACCCCCTGGCAGAAGCGAAAGGCCAAGTTCCTTCAAAAAGCTATTGTGCCTCCCCGTTGCCTCACGAACCTGTTTTTCAATCGCGACCAGCTCACTTTGTGTATCTTCCAACGCAATCTCTTCCTCGCCCACAGCGGTGCTGATGTAGCGGGAAATATTGAGGTTGTAGCCCTCCTCAGCGATCCGCTCCATGCTTACCCGCTTGGAGTAACGGTCTTGTTCAGTGCGGAACTGGTAGGTGTCGATGATCTTGGCGATGTGTTCGTCCGTGAGCTGGTTCTGGCGTTTTCCCTTCGCAAAGTGCTCTGCAGCGTTGATAAAGAGAACGTCATCGGGCTTCTTGCACTTCTTGAGCACGAGGATGCACACCGGGATGCCGGTAGAGTAGAATAGGTTCGCGGGCAGGCCGATGACTGTGTCTATGTGACCGTCCTTCAGCAGCTTGGTACGGATGCGCTCTTCGGCCCCGCCTCTGAACAGTACGCCGTGGGGCAGAATGATGGCCATGACGCCCTCATCCTGCGGATTTCGCGGAGAATGGGCGCTGATTTCGCGCGATCGTGGGCACGCGTTTCGCGCCATTCTGGGCAGTCATTTCACGGGATCGTGGGCAGGCTGGCCGACGCTTTCATGGAGTCAGGCTTGAACGATTTGGTCAAGCTTTTTTGTGACGGCGGAGCGCCTGCGCAGGCTTTCACCTGAGAGGGTGAGGCGGTGTGCGTTGTGAACGAGGCGGTCGAGGATGGCATCTGCGAGCGTTGGGTCGCCGATGGCTTCGTGCCACTGGTCAACGGGGAGTTGGCTTGTGACGATGGTGGAAGCGCGGCCGTGGCGGTCTTCGAGGATTTCCAGCAGGTCACGGCGCTCCGGGGCGGTGAGGACGGCGAGGCCCCAATCGTCAATGATCAGCACATCCATGCGGGCGATGGTTTTGAGGATGCGTTCATGGCGGCCATCGCCACGGGCCAGAGCAAGGGCCTCGAACATGCGCGGCGCACGTTGATAGAGGACGGGCCGCCCATCCCGGCACGCCTTGTGGCCAAGGGCGCAGGCGATCCAGCTTTTGCCCAAACCGGTCGGCCCGGTTATCAGCAGGTTCTCGTGCCGGGCGATCCAGCCGCCATCGGCAAGATGCGCCATGACACTGCGGTCAAGACCACGTGGGCTGCGCAGGTCCAGATCCTCGACGCTGGCATCTTGGCGCAGAGCCGCAAACTTGAGCCGGGAGGCCAGTTTCTTGGTGTCGCGCTCTGCAGCCTCGCGGTCGACCAGCAGGCCGAGACGCTCTTCGAACGAGAGGGCGTCGAAGGCGGTTGACCTGCGTTGTTCTTCGAGCGCCGATGCAATGCCGGTCAGGCCGAGCGCCAACAGTCGGTCGTGGGTGGGATGGGTCAGCATTTTAGTCCTTTCTCAATGGTAATAGCTGCCGCCACGAATGTTGGCGTGCTGGAGGGGGGCGACCTCTTCGGAGCCTTCCAGGAAGGCGCGATCGAGGCCGGTCTTGAGGATCGAACGAATGGAGGTGACGGTGCGGGCCCGGATGGTCACACCCCGCTGGCAGGCCGCATCAACGCGCTCCGGCCCATAGGTTTTGACCAAGGCCAGCACACCCAGGCAGGTGCGGAACCCCTGTTCAGGATGGGGGCGGTCAGCCATCACCAT carries:
- a CDS encoding ATP-binding protein encodes the protein MTSREIDIHTLPSMLTALRLPSFHKLWADIATRADAEGWPAARFLAVLAEYELAERDMRRIQRHMNEAQLPAGKTLATFDFKALPTLPRARVEALAAGDWLEGGGNLIAIGNSGTGKTHILCAIGHALIERGHRVFYTRTSVRVSLDGGHRFHGIMGSHFA
- the istA gene encoding IS21 family transposase; amino-acid sequence: MAYKPINDQQLRLYMSDLRYHSQRTSAARAGFSERTARRFDANPTLPSNRKIVHGRTVADPLEGFWEGDILPLLERDSALQAVTLLRHLQGLHPLAFPDDRIRRTLERRVRQWRALNGPERDIIFRQTPEPGRMAQSDFTHAEELEVTIAGQLFPHLLYHFVMVYSRWEHVGVVLGGESFTALAENLQQALWSLGGAPQEHRTDSLSAAFRNLTADQRQDITTRYNAFVGHYGMEASRNNRGEAHENGAVESQNRHLKKAIEQALILRGSRDFASIEDYRRFIDILVARRNRQRAAATQVERAHLKPLPRRRTTDFTETVVPVTRTSGFLVKSIFYSAPSQLIGQRLRVHLYDDRLEAFLGSTLVVSHTRARGRGDGHRVHVINYHHVIHALRRKPQALWSSIYRDSLFPRTEYAAAWQVLQRDLPRRDACRRMVDLLFIAHDRACEAELAHLLTDDLDAGRVPDPDLLMLRLSPKQTALPTDVTVAHPSLDSFDALLGACA
- a CDS encoding N-6 DNA methylase, which produces MARNACPRSREISAHSPRNPQDEGVMAIILPHGVLFRGGAEERIRTKLLKDGHIDTVIGLPANLFYSTGIPVCILVLKKCKKPDDVLFINAAEHFAKGKRQNQLTDEHIAKIIDTYQFRTEQDRYSKRVSMERIAEEGYNLNISRYISTAVGEEEIALEDTQSELVAIEKQVREATGRHNSFLKELGLSLLPGGD
- the istB gene encoding IS21-like element helper ATPase IstB; translation: MLTHPTHDRLLALGLTGIASALEEQRRSTAFDALSFEERLGLLVDREAAERDTKKLASRLKFAALRQDASVEDLDLRSPRGLDRSVMAHLADGGWIARHENLLITGPTGLGKSWIACALGHKACRDGRPVLYQRAPRMFEALALARGDGRHERILKTIARMDVLIIDDWGLAVLTAPERRDLLEILEDRHGRASTIVTSQLPVDQWHEAIGDPTLADAILDRLVHNAHRLTLSGESLRRRSAVTKKLDQIVQA